One window of Dendrosporobacter quercicolus genomic DNA carries:
- a CDS encoding YncE family protein: protein MDWAPYKLLLIDATAHALLMVDGAKSEVLAELAYPDGYVPTALALAPDANRAYLATAGNNGSGWLLVADLHSLSFCPSPMEIPHPMQFTLTPDGAAAYLADPGGMLYAVDTAAMTLTSLGQPENASCVGIAADSQKVYTAWEHQNSGSIAIFNHRGQLIQEHAIAGIPTNIALNGAQILVPFTANSFTGEGLAIFDQAKPDDSIPSVITIQCPLHTNGLKAYPCSVTVAPDRHSAYVINEDSGSITKLDLKLAEVTGNITLGRSISNLYILPDPRFAVATSNMFADLALIDLVNERLLSVTTSPNEILSCLAVLG, encoded by the coding sequence ATGGATTGGGCGCCCTATAAACTCCTCCTGATTGATGCAACCGCTCATGCCTTGTTGATGGTAGACGGCGCCAAGAGCGAAGTTCTGGCCGAGCTGGCCTACCCTGACGGATATGTCCCCACTGCTTTAGCGTTAGCGCCGGACGCCAACAGGGCTTATCTGGCAACAGCCGGAAACAACGGCAGCGGCTGGCTCCTTGTTGCTGATTTACATAGCTTGTCATTCTGCCCTTCGCCAATGGAAATACCCCATCCGATGCAGTTTACCCTTACGCCCGATGGAGCGGCGGCCTATCTGGCAGATCCAGGCGGTATGCTCTATGCAGTTGATACAGCGGCAATGACGCTGACCAGCCTTGGCCAGCCGGAAAACGCCAGTTGCGTTGGCATTGCCGCCGACAGCCAAAAGGTTTATACTGCCTGGGAACATCAAAACAGCGGGAGTATTGCTATTTTCAACCACCGGGGCCAACTGATCCAAGAGCACGCCATAGCAGGCATTCCCACCAATATCGCCCTAAACGGCGCTCAGATTCTGGTCCCCTTTACCGCAAACTCCTTTACCGGCGAGGGGCTGGCTATTTTTGACCAGGCTAAACCAGACGACAGTATCCCTTCGGTTATTACCATACAATGCCCGCTGCACACAAACGGCTTAAAAGCCTATCCCTGCAGTGTCACTGTCGCCCCCGACAGACACAGCGCCTACGTGATTAATGAAGACAGCGGCTCCATTACCAAGCTTGATCTAAAACTGGCCGAGGTCACCGGAAACATTACACTGGGACGTTCAATATCAAATTTGTATATACTGCCCGATCCCCGGTTCGCAGTAGCTACCAGCAATATGTTTGCCGACCTCGCTCTGATTGATTTAGTCAACGAGCGTTTGCTGTCGGTAACAACTTCGCCTAATGAAATTCTAAGCTGCCTGGCCGTACTGGGCTAG
- the metX gene encoding homoserine O-acetyltransferase MetX, with translation MTGNLPCFQGFKWRRQLRMIQVAGEQHPLVLAHGGRLTDVTVAYETYGKLTAKRDNVILVAHALTGDSHVAAHDEADEPGWWEALVGPGRPLDTGRFYIICANVLGGCQGTTGPASINPQTGRPYGGAFPQITIRDMVRVQKRLLHCLGIHHLVLVVGGSMGGMQALEWAVTYPEFMDGIAAIAAPGYSSAQAIAYSNVARQAIMLDSAWRGGDYYGTEGPRQGMALARALGMITYQSEPSMAAKFGRKARNDRYEVESYLEYQGDKLFQRFDANSLLCLQRALDLYDLGAGYASYAAALARIEARVLAVGVNSDILYPSYQQAELAHSLRKVGVRSAYAEIDSPHGHDGFLLDFHLLRPVLQHFIDTIAPTRQPWSSPFFRPSRLAYFGACLAVDR, from the coding sequence ATGACCGGAAATTTACCGTGTTTTCAGGGTTTTAAATGGCGTCGGCAGCTTAGGATGATCCAGGTTGCCGGAGAGCAGCATCCGCTGGTTCTAGCCCATGGCGGCCGTTTAACTGATGTTACTGTAGCCTATGAAACTTATGGTAAATTAACTGCCAAGCGGGATAATGTGATATTGGTTGCCCATGCTCTGACCGGCGACAGCCATGTCGCCGCGCATGATGAGGCTGATGAGCCGGGCTGGTGGGAGGCCTTGGTTGGCCCCGGCCGGCCGCTGGATACCGGGCGGTTCTATATTATTTGCGCCAATGTTCTGGGCGGCTGCCAGGGAACAACAGGCCCGGCCTCAATTAACCCGCAGACCGGCCGGCCTTATGGCGGCGCTTTTCCGCAAATTACCATCCGGGATATGGTGCGGGTCCAAAAGCGCTTGCTGCATTGTTTGGGCATCCACCATTTAGTGCTGGTTGTGGGCGGTTCAATGGGCGGAATGCAAGCTTTAGAATGGGCCGTAACCTATCCCGAATTTATGGATGGCATAGCGGCAATTGCCGCGCCGGGCTATAGTTCGGCTCAGGCGATTGCTTACAGCAACGTGGCGCGCCAAGCCATTATGCTGGACTCTGCCTGGCGAGGCGGGGATTACTATGGTACTGAGGGGCCCCGGCAGGGAATGGCGCTGGCCAGGGCTTTAGGCATGATTACATACCAAAGTGAGCCTTCCATGGCCGCAAAATTTGGCCGAAAGGCTCGTAACGATCGGTATGAAGTGGAAAGCTACCTCGAATATCAGGGAGATAAACTATTTCAGCGATTTGATGCCAATTCCCTGTTGTGTTTGCAGCGGGCTCTTGATTTGTATGATTTGGGCGCCGGCTATGCTTCTTATGCAGCAGCGTTGGCGCGAATTGAGGCCCGGGTGTTGGCAGTAGGCGTGAACTCGGATATTCTTTACCCTTCTTACCAACAGGCTGAACTGGCCCATAGCCTGCGTAAAGTGGGAGTAAGGTCGGCCTATGCCGAAATTGACAGCCCCCACGGGCATGATGGGTTTCTTCTTGATTTTCACCTGTTACGGCCGGTTTTACAGCATTTTATTGATACGATTGCTCCTACCCGCCAGCCCTGGAGCAGCCCCTTTTTCCGGCCTTCCCGCCTGGCTTATTTTGGCGCCTGCCTGGCGGTTGACCGCTAG